The sequence below is a genomic window from Luteimonas sp. MC1825.
TGCCTGCGCTGGGCCACGCAACGCATCGGCCGTGCGCTGCGGCCACACGACGCGTTGCCGGCGCGCTTTGGCGGCGAGGAGTTCGTGGTCGCGCTGCCGGGCCACGACCTGCACGCCGCGGTCGCGGTGGCCGAGGCGGTGCGCCAGTCGCTCATTGCAGAGCCCTGCATTTCCAATGGCGACACCATCCGCATGTCGGCCAGTGTCGGCGTGCACACCATCGAGCCCGGCACGATCGACGACATCGACGACGCCTTCCAGATCGCCGACCAGGCGCTGTACAGCGCCAAGGCCAACGGCCGCGACTGCGTGAGGTCGTCGGTGTCGGCGGCCTGAGCGCTCGTGCCTGGCAATCAGGCGTTGCGCGCGCGCAGCACCTGGTCGAGATCGGACAACCCGAGACCGCGGGCACGCAGCAGGACCAGCAGGTGGTACGCCAGGTCGGCGGCTTCGCCCAGCAGCGCGGTGTCGTCCTCGACCACCGCGGCCAGCGCGGTCTCCACGCCTTCCTCGCCGACCTTCTGCGCGATGCGGCGAATGCCGCCGGCCAGCAGCCGCGTCGTGTAGCTGCCTTCGGGCATGCTGGCGGCACGGCCTTCGATGACCCGGTCGAGGTGCGCAAGCGCGCTGCCCGTCGCCCCTGCGAAGCAGCTGTCTCGGCCCAGGTGGCAGGTGGGTCCCTGCGGCTCCGCCGTGACCAGCAGGGTGTCGGCATCGCAGTCGGCCTCGATGGCCACCAGCTTCAGATGGTGCCCACTGGATTCGCCCTTGATCCACAGGCGCTGGCGGCTGCGGCTGAAGAAGGTGACCAGGCCGCTCTCCTGCGTGGCCGCAAGCGACTCGGGGTTCATCCAGCCCAGCATCAGCACCTGCCGCGTGCGCGCATCCTGCACGATCGCGGGCAGCAGCCCGCCGCCCTTGTCCCAGTCCAGCGCCGGCATGGCGTCACGCATCGCGCACCTCGATGCCCTGCGCGCGCAGGGCCTGTTTGAGAACGGGGATGGCGATTTCGCCGGAATGGAAGACGCTGGCGGCCAGCGCCGCATCGACGTCAGCCTCGCGGAACACTTCGGCGAAGTGCGCGATCGCGCCGGCGCCACCCGATGCCACCAGCGGCACCTGGCATGCCTTGCGCGCGGCGCTCAGCTGTTCGATGTCGTAGCCGACACGCGCGCCGTCGCTGGCCATGCAGTTCAGCACCACCTCGCCGGCACCGAGCGCCTGCACCTCCTCGATCCAGTCAAGCGTGCCCCGCCCGGGGGCGCGCATCGCCGCCGCATCGCCGGTGTGGCTGCGCACGCGCCATTTGCCGTCGGCCTCGCGCAGCGAGTCGATACCGACGACCACGCACTGCACGCCGAACGCGTCCGCCAGCTCGGTGACCAGCGCCGGACGCTCGAGCGCGGGCGTGTTGATCGAGATCTTGTCGGCGCCCGCGTGCAGCACGCGGCGCGCGTCGTCGACGCTGCGGATGCCGCCGGCGACGCAGAACGGGATATCCAGCAGCCGCGCCAGGCGCTCGATCCATGCGATGTCGACGCTGCGCCCGCGCGGACTGGCGCCGATGTCGTAGAACACCAGCTCGTCGGCACCCTGGTCGCGGTAGCGCTGCGCGAGCGTGGCGATGTCACCGACGTCGACGTGGTCGCGGAAGCGCACGCCCTTCACCACGCGTCCGTCCTGCACGTCGAGACAGGGAATGATGCGGCGGCTCAGCATGGCGGCGCCTGCCCGGATGCGGCTGCGTCATCAAGCGCAAGCGCGTCGTGCAGGCCGAGCCTGCCTTCCAGCAGCGCCTTGCCGAGCACGATCCCGTCGCAGCCGATGGCGCGCGCCGCGGCGATGTCGTCGGCGTCTCGGGCTCCGCCGCTGGCCTGCAGCCGCAGCGTCGGGGCCAGCGTGCGCAGGCGCGCATACAGCGAAAGGTTGGGGCCGGAAAGCATGCCGTCGCGGCCGATGTCGGTGCACAGGAGATGCTGCAGCCCGGCGCCGGCATGGAACGCGACCAGCGCGTCCAGTGTCTCCGCGGCGTCCTCGGTCCATCCGTGTGTGGCTGGGCGCCACTGCCCGTCGGCTGCCTGGCGCGCGTCCAGCGCGACCACGATCCGCGCCGCGCCATGCCGCGCCACCCAGCCTGCGACCATGTCGCGCCGGGCGACCGCCAGCGAGCCGATGACCACGCGGTCCGCGCCGGCGTCCAGCATCGCGTCGACATCGCCCTCGCTGCGCACGCCGCCACCGGTCTGCACCGACAGGCCGGTCTGCGCCTTGATGCGCGACAGCAGCGGCGCCAGCGTGTAGCCGCCGGCACGTGCCGCGTCGAGATCGACCAGGTGCAGCCAGCGGGCACCCGCTTCGGCGTAGCGCATGGCCAGATCCAGCGGCGCATCCGCGTAGCGCGACTCGCGCGCGTAGTCGCCCTGCGCCAGTCGCACCACGCGGCCATCGCGGACATCGATCGCGGGATAGACGTTGAACCTCATGCACGCGCTCCAAGGAAATTGTGCAGCAGCCGCGCGCCGGCTGCCCCCGAACGCTCGGGATGGAACTGCGCGCCGGCCACGAGGTCCTGCTCCACCACTGCCGCGAACGACGTACCGTGCGTGCAGTCGGCCACGCAGTCGCCTGTCACGGGCGCAGCGTAGCCATGCACGAAATAGACCCATGCCCCGTCCTCGATGCCGGCCATCAGCCGCGAATCGCCGCGCATGCGCAGCCGGTTCCAGCCCATGTGCGGGACGCGCAGGCCCGGCGCCGGCGCCAGCCGCCGCACGCTGCCGCGCAGCAGGCCGAGGCAGGGCACGTCGCCCTCCTCGGAGTCCTCGAACAGCAGCTGCATGCCCAGGCAGATGCCCAGCAGCGGAACCGTCGGCTCGCGCAGCACCGTGTCGAAACCACGCTCGCGCAGCAGCCGCATCGCCGGCGCGGCGGCACCGACACCCGGCAGGATCACGCGTGCGGCGCCACGCAGCCCATCGGCATCGCGGGCGATGCGAGGCCTGGCGCCGAGCCGCTCGAGCGCGTAGCGCACCGAGCCCAGGTTGGCGCCGCCGGCATCGATGATGACCACGTCCATGGCTACAGCGTGCCCTTGGTACTGGGCAGCACCTGGCCGCTGCGCGCGACCGCCTGCCGCAGCGCCCGCGCGAAGGCCTTGAAGCAGGCTTCGACCTTATGGTGGTCGTTGTCGCCCATGACCTGCAGGTGCAGGTTCAAGCCGCAGGCATCGCACAGCGAGCGGAAGAAGTGCGCCACCAGTTCGGTCGGCAGGTCGCCGACGCGCTCGCGCCGGAATACGCCGTCGAACACCAGGTACGGCCGCCCGCCGAAGTCCAGCGCCGCGCTGGCCAGGGTCTCGTCCATCGGCAGCGTGAAGCCGTAGCGGCCGATGCCACGCTTGTCGCCCAGCGCCTCGCGCAGCGCCTGGCCCAGCGCCAGCCCGGTGTCCTCGACGGTGTGGTGTTCGTCGATGTGCAGGTCGCCTTCGGCCTGCACCCGCAGCGCGATGCCGCCGTGCTTGCCGATCTGCTCCAGCATGTGGTCGAAGAACGCCAGGCCGGTGGCGATGGCGGGCTCCGCCACGCTGTCCAGGTCGATGTCCACGCGAATGCGGGTCTCGCGCGTTTCGCGCACCACGCTGGCGCGGCGCGGGGCATCGACCAGCGCGTGCGCGATCGCCGGCCAGTCCCATTCGCCACCAAACCTCGCCGTGCGCAGGTGGAAGCCGCGGATGCCGAGGTTTGCCGCGAACTGCATGTCCGTCTCGCGGTCGCCGACCACCGCCGAACGCGCCCAGTCGATGCCGCGGTCCTTGAGGTAAGGCATCACCATGCCAAGGCCCGGCTTGCGCGTGGGCGCGTTGTCGGCCGGCATGCTGCTGTCGATGAGCACGTCGCGGAAGACGATGCCCTGGCTCTCGAACACCTGCATCATCAGCGCCTGCGGCGCGTCGAAGTGCTCCTGCGGGAAGGCGTCGGTGCCCAGCCCATCCTGGTTGCTGACGATGACGAACTGGTAGCCGGCATCGCGCAGGCGCAGCAGGGCCGGCACCACGTCGCGGCAGAAGCGCAGCTTGTGCAGGCCGTCGATCTGCAGGTCGTCGGGCTCCTCGATGAGCGTGCCGTCGCGGTCGACGAACAGGATCGGAGTCATGGTGTGCTCCCCGCCGCGCCCAGCGCGGCCAATACGCGGTCGTTCTCGGCCGCCGTGCCGATGGTGATGCGCAGCGCATCGTCAAGGCCGGCGACAGCGCGCTGGTCGCGCACCACCACGCCGGCCGCCTGCAGCGCGGCGAGCGCGGCGCCGGCATCGGCGAAGCGCAGCAGCAGGAAGTTGCCGGCCGACGGATACACCCGGCGCACGCCGGGCAGGCCGGCCAGCGCAAGGCGCATGCGTTCGCGCTCGGCGACCACCAGGTCCACGCGTGCGCGGGTGGTGGCCAGCGCGTCCGGCGCCAGCGCCGCCAGGGCCAGCGCCGCACACGGTGCCGGCACCGGATAGGGTGCCTGGCAGGCGCGCAGCGCGGCGATGAGGTCGGCATCCGCGATCACGCAGCCGATCCGCGCCGCCGCAAGCGCATGCGCCTTGGACAGCGTGCGCAGCACGGCCAGGTTGGCGCAGCTGGCCAGCAGCGTGGTCGCCGACGCCTGGGTGTCGAACTCCGCGTAGGCCTCGTCGACCACCACCAGCGCGCGGCCGGCGAGCCGCGCCGCGATGTCGGCAACGAGCGCGAGCGGGATCGCGCCGCCCGTCGGGTTGGATGGCGAGCACAGGAACACGATCCGCGCGTTGCCCTGCACGGCCGCGGCGACCAGGGCATCGGCATCCAGCTCGAATCCGGCATCGGCGTCGCGCAGCGGCACCTCGATCAACGGCGCTCCCTGCAGCCGCGCGCTGACCGCATACATGCCGAACACCGGCGGCGTGGCCAGCACCGCGTCGATGCCGGCGCGGCACAGCGCGCGCACCAGCAGGTCGATCGCCTCGTCGCTGCCGCGGCCGACCAGCAACTGGTCGGGCTCGCAGCCGTACAGCGAAGCCAGCGCGGCGCGCAGTGTGGCGGGCTGCGGCTCCGGGTAGCGGTTGGTGCCGCCGCCGGCATCGCCGGGGTTCGGCCACGCGCTTTCATTGGCATTGAGCCAGACATCGCCGCGCGCCACTTCACCGCGCGCGGAGCGATAGCCCGCGAATCCGCGCAGGTCCGGGCGCAGCAGGTCGATGGCCGCGCTCATGCGCATGCCTGCCGTGGCGCCTGCAGCCGCAGACGCACCGCGTTGGCGTGCGCCTCGAGGCCTTCGGCTTCCGCCAGCACGACCGCGTCCGGACCGATCGCGGCGATGCCCGCGGCGGTCGCAGACTGCACGCTCACGAAGTTCTGGAAGCTGGCCACGCTCACCCCGCTCCAGGCCGCCGCCGCGCCGCCGGTCGGCAGCACGTGGTTGGTACCGCTGCAGTAGTCGCCGAGCGCTTCGGGGGTGTGGTCACCCAGGAACACCGAGCCTGCGGCCGCGACCCGATCGAGCCAGTCGCGCGGCGCGCGCAACGCCAGGATCAGGTGCTCCGGCGCGTAGTCGTTGCTGATCGCGAACGCCTCGTCGAGCGTGTCCACCAGCACCAGTCGCGACGCCGACAGCGCCTCGCGCGCGATCGCCGCACGCGGCAACGCGGCCAACTGCGCCTCGAGTTCGACACCCACGCGCTCGAGCAACGCCTCGCTGTCCGACAGCAGCAGCACCTGCGAATCCGGCCCGTGCTCCGCCTGCGACAACAGGTCGGCCGCGACCCACGCGGCATCGGCACCGGCATCCGCGATCACCAGCACCTCCGACGGCCCCGCGGGCATGTCGATCGCCGCCAGGCCGGCCTGCGCCACCTGGCGCTTGGCCTCGGTGACGTAGGCGTTGCCCGGCCCGAACACCTTGTCGCACGACGGCACGCTCGCCGTGCCGCAGGCCATCGCCGCGATCGCCTGCGCGCCGCCGATCTTGAAGACCCGGGTGATGCCACACAGAGCGGCCGCCACCAGCACCGCCGGATCGGCGCTGCCGTCGGCGCGTGGCGGGGTGCACAGCACGATGTCCGCGCAACCGGCGAGGCTTGCGGGCACGCCGAGCATCAGCGCGGTGGACGGCAGTGGCGCGCTGCCGGCGGGCACGTACAGGCCGACGCGGCGGATCGGCCGCACGACGCGCTCGCAGGTGACGCCCGGCGCGGTCTCCACGGCGTAGTCGCCCTGCATGCCGGCGCGGTGGAAGGTTTCGATGCGTGCCTTTGCCGCGGTCATCGCACCGCGAAGGGCATCGGAGACATGCGCCTGCGCGGCGAGGAACTCGTCGTCGCCCACCGCCAACGCCTCCAGATCGACACCGTCGAACTGGCGTGCGTACTCCGTCAGGGCCGCGTCGGCACGCAGCCGCACCTGCTCGATGATGGCCGCGACTGAGCGCGCGGTCGCGTCCGACGTTGCCTGCGTGGGCCGGCGCAGCGCTGTGCTGCGCGCATCGGCATCCAGCGTGGACCAGCGCAGTCGCCTCATGCCAGCGTCCTCTCGACCGGCAGCACCATCAGGCCGCTGGCGCCGGCGGATTTCAGGTCTTCCAGCCGCTGCCAGGTCATCGCGCCATGGCACAGCGCCTGCAGCGACAGGCTGTCGGCGCCATCGACCTGCAGCACCGTCGGCGGCTCGGCGTCCGGCAGCAGCTTCATCAGCCCCGGCATCGCACTGCGCGGCGCCTGGAACAGCAACAGCCGGCTGTCGCGGATCTTCAGCACGCCATCCAGCCTGCGCAGCAGCAACTGCGCGAGGTCGGCGCGGGCGTCGGTGAACGGTTGCGGCGGCCCGGCAAGCACCGCCTCGCTGCGCAGCAACGTCGCCACCGGCACCAGCTGGTTTGCCGACAGCGTCGCGCCGCTGGACACCAGGTCACAGATCGCATCCGCCTGCCCCAGCCGCGGCGCGATCTCGACCGACCCCGACAGCGTGACCACCGAAGCGGACACACCATTCGCCTGCAGCCACTGGCGCAGCAACGCCGGGTAACTGGTGGCGATGCGCGCACCTTCGAGCTGCGCAGGCCCGTCCCATGCCTGGCCTTCCGGCAGCGCGATATCGAGCCGGCAGCCACCGAAGCCCAGCGCCCGCAGCTCGCGCGCCGCCGCAGCGCCGCCCCGCGCCGCGCGCTCGGCCGAGTATTCGTCCAGCACGTTGCGCCCGACGATGCCGTAGTCGCAGACGCCGTCGGCGAGCAGACCGGGAATGTCGTCGTCACGCACCAGCAGCAGGTCCACCGGCAGCGACTCGCCGTAGCAGAACAGGCGGTCGCGGCTCTCGCGCCACGACAGCCCGCAGGACGCGAGCAGCGCGCGCGCCGGCTCGCCGAGGCGACCGGATTTCTGGATGGCGATGCGCAATCGATCGCGGCGCGGCGCGGCGACGGGAGGACTCATGGCGGGGGCCTTCAGTGGGATTCGGCGAGGCGGGGAAACTGGCGACGCACGGCCGCGGCATAGCCGCCTTCGCCCTGCTCCAGCGTGCGGGCGACGCGCCCGACGGTGGTCACGCTGACCATGGTGCGTTCGTGGATCTCGCGATACGGCACGCCTTCAAGCAGCAGCGGCACCACGCGCCAGCGATCGGACATGGCCTCCAGCTCGGCCGGAGTGCACAGGTCGCGCAGGAACGCCGCCACGTCCGACGGGTTGTCGAGCGCGGCGAGCGCCTCCGCCAGTGCCTGGAATCCGGCATCGGCGTCCTTCCTCGACAGTGTGAGCGGGCGTTGCTTCATTGTTCCAGCGTGTTAATGCGTTAGTACATTATGCACAGCGCTCGAGGCGGCGCAAGCCCGCTCGTTCATTGGCTATTGCGGGGAGCGACCGGAGGGCTGCCTAGGGGGCTCCGGGCCCAGCGTGCCGGGGTGCCACTTGTTGAAGGGAAGCAAGCTCCGGCGATTGCCCCGGCCTGTCGACAGAGCGATTGCACTGTCGGAGGATCTCGTCCACATCGACGCCAGCGACATCCTGCACCGACGTCACGCTCCAGCGCGTAGCGGGATCGCGAGGGTCTCCCTGCCAGGCGACGAGCCTGGCTTCGGGATTGGATTTGCCGGCGGAGCACCCGACACTGGCCCGGACATGGGTCACCCCGGTCATGCCGGCGCACCGGAGGTCGCGCAACACGTCGGCGGTGACTTGCTCGAGCTTGGAGGCCGGCTCTGCAATTTCGCGCTCAGCATTCGCTGCCGACAACTGCTCGTCAACCTCGTGATACATGACGAGGTCTGCGACATCCTGCCCGTTACCGGGATCCAGACTGATCCCGAGATTCCCGTTGTCGAAACCTGCTACACGAATCGCCGCGCCACCCTGCAGCGTCACGAGTAGATCAGTGCCATCGAGCTGGTAGGTATGACAGCCGTCGCTGCTCCGGTAGATACCCTCCGGGTCTGCCGGCGCTTGCGCACCACCGCCCAGCGTCTTGCCATCCCAATGAACTTGACCAAGCCCATCTTCGTCCCTGACCACGTCGCCGCTATCAACCAGATAGGTATCGAAACCAACTCCCCCCAGCAACTGATCCTGATCCGCCCCGCCGATCAGAATGTCATGGCCGCGGCCGCCGACCAAAGTGTCGTCACCCCCCATGCCAAGCAGCAAGTCGTTCCTGCCGACCTCCACACCGGCGCGCGCCACTGTGCCATCGAGGGCATGGGCGCGATCGGTGTCGACGCGTTCTGATGTCGAATTTCTCTGCGCCACGGTAAGCCGATCTCCGAGACGAAGTTGGCGACCAGGATCTACATGAATTGCAGTGGCATCCAGGATCCCGGCGTCAAGACGGTCAGCAACTTCTGGGAACTCGCCGCGCAACCCATGCAGCAAGGCGCGCTTGGCCGGCTCCAGCGCAGCATTGATTGTCGGCACCGGGCCAGACTCGAGAAGCAGTTCCCTGTAGTCTCTATTCGCCAGACCGATTACGTCGAGCCGGCTTGGCACACCTTCGAAGCTGACGCCCCACGCCGACTCCAGCGCCCTGATGCTGTCGCGGTGCAGCTGGAACATGCCATAGACGCTGAGCGCCTCTTCGGGACTGATATTCGCGGGGTCGTCGTACAGTCCAAAGATCGCCGCTTCCATGCCTCGTCGCTTGCGCAAGCCACGTTCTGCGCCCGGGTTCGACCCCCAGCTGTTGTAGCGGAGCTGGTACCAGGCCTCAGCGCGATCTCCCTCACGAATCGCCTCGGCAAACCCTTCCATTCGGGTCCTGACGGCATGTTGTCCGCGGTTATAGGTGACAGATACCAGAACGGCTCTTTCCTTTGAATACGGCATGCCTAGGCTGTTCGCCGGATCTTCGTACTCCGGGATCGATGCCAGCTCCAGGAGATCGCGGGCTTCTTCGCGCGTTAGTGCGCGAGCAAACCGGAGGCCCAACCTGGTTCGCTCTGCGTTGGTCGTGGCGGCATCAATCCGCTCCAGATGCCGACGTTGCGTTTCGTCCAGCTGGATGTTCGCTCGTTCCCAAAGCTCAACGTTGTTGGCTCTGTTGAACGTATAGCCGAACCCGATGGTTGCAGCGCCATCTCGAAGATCATACGCACGCGCCTCGAACGCCTCGGTATGCATGATCAGATTCGCTGCGAGCCTCTTGTACTCTGCTTGCGTGATTTCTATGTATTCCACGGCAATCCTTGCCCCCCGCCCTGTCCTGGGTTGTCAACACCTACAAGACCTTACTAGTTGGGCGGCATGAATCTGCGCTCGCCATAGACGTGCTGCAATTCCACGTCGTGGCCGCCTTCTGACCTCGCACGGATGCGCACCTCCGTCGCCCACTCTTCTGGGCACTTCGCGAAGGCATCCTGGCGGGCGCTACCGGCTTCGCAGACCCCGAGCGCAACAGGACCCAGCAGAAGTCTTCCGCCGCTCTCAACCTCAATCAAGGGGTAGTCGTCTGCAGCGCCACGCTCGCCCTGCGGGTTGGCGTTGTAGTAACCCGCACTGATCCGGACAAGCAGGCTTCCACAGATCCTGCTTTCCGTTCGCGTGCCTGTCCGGCGAACGTTTTGATGCCCATCCCCGGGTTCGAACACGACCAATGAGGAGATATCGATTTCTTCACTCTCGACATTTTGCCTGGGGGCGATTGCAGGCACATTGACCCGGAGATCCAGAAGTGATGCAGATGCATCACACGTAAGCTGAAGCTTGGGAGGATCCTGACTCCGCGCCGGTATCGCAAGCAGCGAGAGAAAGGCGACTGCGAGGAAATGCTTCATGTTCCTTCCTTGTGCCGGTATTAATAGGCCCACCCTCGCGCCATTGCGGCGGAGTCGGGTGCCATGGCGTGCTTCCTTGCACGCGCCGAGTCTAGCGCCATCCGGGGCGCGGGACGTGGGCTGTTCCGCAGTTCGGGAAATCCCCTACACGGCCTGCGGCGGGACGGTCTCGGGCGCCACGTTTGGCTACCTGCCGCGCCGCTCGGCCACGATCCAGGCCAGCGCCACGCCACAGATCGCCCCCACCATCTCCATCAGCACGCGGGTGCCGAGGCCGTTGGGGTCGTGGATCCTGGCGAGTGCGATGCGCGCATACACCGGCGACTCCAGCTTAACCACGCCCAGGTAGAACAGGTGCCAGATGTCGATGCCGGCGCCGATGACCACCGCCGACAGGCAGGCCCAGCCGATGGCGTGGCCGGGCGTCCAGCGCTGGCGCACGCCGATGGAGTGGAAGAGCGCGTAGGCCAGCACCCCGACCAGCAGTGCGATCAGTCCCGCTTCGAACGCGCCGATCCAGCCGAAGTGCAGCGGCAGGTTCAAGCCCTGGCGCCGGTGCGCGGGATGGCGCCCAACAGCGCGCCCTCTTCCACCAGTTTCACTGCGGCGGCGACTTCGCCATCCAGCGCGCGGTCGCGGTGGAGGAACGGGATGCGCGCGCGGATCACGGCATGCGCCGCCGCCACGGACTTGCCGGGGTGGAACGCCTCCGCGGCCGCGAGCTCGCCGCGCAGGCCGTCGACCTCGGCGATGAACTTCGCCTGCGCCGCGGCATCCGGCAATGCGCCGGCCTGCACCTTCGCGGCAAACGCCGATGCGTCGACGCGCCGCGCCAGGTCACGGGCGGCATTGATCATGCCGCGCCGCAGGTCCAACGCCTGCGCTGCGGTGTACAGCTCGAGCGCGAGCACCTTGCCGAGGTCGGCGCCCATGGCCAGCACGTGGCGGGCCTCGTTGGCGCCCATCGACACGTGGTCCTCGGCGTTGGCCGAGGTCGGGATGGAATACACGCTGGTCGGCATGGCGCGGCTGGCGAGGTCGTTGACGATCGCGGCGGCGGTGTACTGCACGATCATGAAGCCGGATTCGGTGCCGTCCTCGTTGCCGATCAGGAACGCCGGCAGGCCGTCATTGGTGGCCGGGTCGACCAGCTTGTTGAGGCGGCGCTCGGAGATCGAGGCCAGCACCGGGATCGCGGCCTTGACGTAGCTCATCGCCAGCGCGAGCGGCATGCCGTGGAAGTGCCCGGCGGAGATCACCTGCTCCTCGACGTGCTCGGCGACCTTGTCCGGGAACACCAGCGGGTTGTCGGTGACCGAATTGAGCTCGACCTCGAGCACGCGCGCGGCCTGTGCAACCGCATCGCGCACCGCGCCGTGCACCTGTGGAACGCAGCGCAGCGAATAGCTGTCCTGCGGCTGGTGCTTCTTGCCGCCGCGGAACGGGCGGAAGCGGTCGTAGAACTTTTCGCGGCCATGCCGCTGGCCCAGCGGCACCCAGTCCCATCCGATGTCGAAATTGAGCGCCTGCGCCTCGGCATCGTCCCAACTCGACGGCAGCCACTGCCGGAAACGCGGCACGAGGTGGTACGGGATGTCGGCCAGCGTGGAGCCTTCAAGCAGCGCGCGCAGCTGCGCGGCGGCCGCCACCTGGCCCGGATGCGGGCGCAGCGCATGCACGTCCTCGGCGAACGCGCCCAGACGCCCGGCGAAGGCATCGATGGTCATCGCTGCGGCGAGGTCCGCGGTGTCGAGCAGGTCTTCGAGCTGCGCCACCGCCAGCACGCCCGTCGCCAGCATCTGCGCGGTGCCGTTGTTGAGCGCCAGGCCTTCCTTGTACGACAGCTGCAGCGGCGCCAGGCCGGCGCGGCGCAGCGCCTCGGCACCGGCCATGCGCTCGCCTTCGACGAAGGCCTCGCCACCGCCAAGCAGCACGATCGCCAGGTGCGACAGCGGCGACAGGTCGCCCGAGGCACCCACCGAGCCAAGGGCCGGCACCACCGGCACGATGCCGGCGTTGAGCATCGCGGCCATGGCCTGCAGCGTGCCGACGCGGATGCCGGAGTGCCCGCGCAGCAGGGTGTTGATGCGGATGCACAGCATCGCGCGCACCACGTCGGCGGCCAGCGGCTCACCGACGTTCACCGCGTGGGTGATGATCAGGTTGTGCTGCAGCTCCTCGTGCAGCGAGCGGCCGGATGGCCTGGCGCCCGGCAGCTCGTCGCGCAGCGGATGCGCACCGAGCAGCTTGTCGGCGTTGCTGCCGAAGCCGGTCGACACGCCATAGATCGGCTCCTCGCGGCGTACCTGCTCGGCGAGGAAATCGGCGGCACGGGCGACGGCGGTCAATGCGGACTCATCCAGCGCGACGCTGGCGCCACGCGCCACCGCCACCAGCTGCGCGCGCGTCAGCGACAGCCCATCCAGGCGGATCACGTCACTGCCCACGCTGCACCTTCCATTGTTCGCGCTCCACCAGCAGCGTCCGCGCCAGCTCGGCTTCCGCGACCTCGAACTGTTCGCCACGGCGGAGGTCCTTGACCGCCACCACGCCGCGCTCGGCCTCGTTGTCGCCGCGGATCACCACGAAGCGGATGCCGGCGCGGTCGGCGTACTGCATCTGCTTGGCGAGCTTGCGCGGCTCCAGCTGCGTTTCGACGTTCAGGCCGGCCGCGCGCAGGCGCTGCGACAACGCCAGTGCATGTTCCAGTCCCGTGTCGTCGAACAGCGTGACCAGCGCATCCACCGAACTCTCCGCCGTGGTGACCAGCCCTGCCTCGCGAAGCTGCCAGAACAGCCGCGTCAACCCGATCGAGATGCCGACGCCGGGCAGTTTCGACTTGGTGTAGTGGCCGGCGAGATCTTCGTAGCGTCCGCCCGAGCAGATCGAGCCGATACCCGGGTTTTCGTCGAGCACGGTCTCGTAGACCATTCCGGTGTAGTAATCCAGGCCGCGCGCGATCGACAGGTTGATCGCGTAACGCGCCTCGGGCACACCCATTGCCTTCAGCGTGCCGAGCAGCGCACGCAGCTCGTCGCGGCCTTCCTCGAACAGCGCGGTGCCGGCACCGAGCGCATCGAGCCGCGCCA
It includes:
- the hisG gene encoding ATP phosphoribosyltransferase, with the protein product MSPPVAAPRRDRLRIAIQKSGRLGEPARALLASCGLSWRESRDRLFCYGESLPVDLLLVRDDDIPGLLADGVCDYGIVGRNVLDEYSAERAARGGAAAARELRALGFGGCRLDIALPEGQAWDGPAQLEGARIATSYPALLRQWLQANGVSASVVTLSGSVEIAPRLGQADAICDLVSSGATLSANQLVPVATLLRSEAVLAGPPQPFTDARADLAQLLLRRLDGVLKIRDSRLLLFQAPRSAMPGLMKLLPDAEPPTVLQVDGADSLSLQALCHGAMTWQRLEDLKSAGASGLMVLPVERTLA
- a CDS encoding aromatic amino acid lyase, which translates into the protein MGSDVIRLDGLSLTRAQLVAVARGASVALDESALTAVARAADFLAEQVRREEPIYGVSTGFGSNADKLLGAHPLRDELPGARPSGRSLHEELQHNLIITHAVNVGEPLAADVVRAMLCIRINTLLRGHSGIRVGTLQAMAAMLNAGIVPVVPALGSVGASGDLSPLSHLAIVLLGGGEAFVEGERMAGAEALRRAGLAPLQLSYKEGLALNNGTAQMLATGVLAVAQLEDLLDTADLAAAMTIDAFAGRLGAFAEDVHALRPHPGQVAAAAQLRALLEGSTLADIPYHLVPRFRQWLPSSWDDAEAQALNFDIGWDWVPLGQRHGREKFYDRFRPFRGGKKHQPQDSYSLRCVPQVHGAVRDAVAQAARVLEVELNSVTDNPLVFPDKVAEHVEEQVISAGHFHGMPLALAMSYVKAAIPVLASISERRLNKLVDPATNDGLPAFLIGNEDGTESGFMIVQYTAAAIVNDLASRAMPTSVYSIPTSANAEDHVSMGANEARHVLAMGADLGKVLALELYTAAQALDLRRGMINAARDLARRVDASAFAAKVQAGALPDAAAQAKFIAEVDGLRGELAAAEAFHPGKSVAAAHAVIRARIPFLHRDRALDGEVAAAVKLVEEGALLGAIPRTGARA
- a CDS encoding YerC/YecD family TrpR-related protein is translated as MKQRPLTLSRKDADAGFQALAEALAALDNPSDVAAFLRDLCTPAELEAMSDRWRVVPLLLEGVPYREIHERTMVSVTTVGRVARTLEQGEGGYAAAVRRQFPRLAESH
- a CDS encoding XVIPCD domain-containing protein; the protein is MEYIEITQAEYKRLAANLIMHTEAFEARAYDLRDGAATIGFGYTFNRANNVELWERANIQLDETQRRHLERIDAATTNAERTRLGLRFARALTREEARDLLELASIPEYEDPANSLGMPYSKERAVLVSVTYNRGQHAVRTRMEGFAEAIREGDRAEAWYQLRYNSWGSNPGAERGLRKRRGMEAAIFGLYDDPANISPEEALSVYGMFQLHRDSIRALESAWGVSFEGVPSRLDVIGLANRDYRELLLESGPVPTINAALEPAKRALLHGLRGEFPEVADRLDAGILDATAIHVDPGRQLRLGDRLTVAQRNSTSERVDTDRAHALDGTVARAGVEVGRNDLLLGMGGDDTLVGGRGHDILIGGADQDQLLGGVGFDTYLVDSGDVVRDEDGLGQVHWDGKTLGGGAQAPADPEGIYRSSDGCHTYQLDGTDLLVTLQGGAAIRVAGFDNGNLGISLDPGNGQDVADLVMYHEVDEQLSAANAEREIAEPASKLEQVTADVLRDLRCAGMTGVTHVRASVGCSAGKSNPEARLVAWQGDPRDPATRWSVTSVQDVAGVDVDEILRQCNRSVDRPGQSPELASLQQVAPRHAGPGAP